From one Prosthecobacter dejongeii genomic stretch:
- a CDS encoding glycosyltransferase, protein MRIALLHYTLPPVIGGVERVIRDQAAALRILGHEVEMFNQTTQGDLAEFETVIVHNVFTMPFDLPWTERLRAMAADMPKVKWINWVHDVAAVNPFYAHLPWVQKDHEQLSWPVPGALNVTVSEARRQDYLKATGLPEKAVRVIPNGLDIAAILGLTPRIAGLRLGQRELVLVHPTRLIRRKNIELGLRVVACLRDGGCDVIYAITGAPDPHQGDGQIYHRELKALVAELDLAAHVLFLGEESPLSDEDVRSLYATADALFFPSVGEGFGLPLLEAVAHRLTVFCSDLSVHREVLGDGGLYFSAQSKADEISAQIVQWNQTAIVTHQRRHLWRRHDMVKICQEHLEPVL, encoded by the coding sequence ATGCGCATCGCTCTTCTGCATTACACGTTGCCACCTGTCATTGGCGGGGTGGAGCGAGTGATTCGTGACCAAGCGGCAGCTTTGCGCATCCTGGGCCATGAGGTGGAAATGTTTAACCAGACGACCCAGGGTGACTTGGCTGAGTTTGAAACCGTCATCGTGCACAATGTTTTCACTATGCCCTTTGACCTGCCCTGGACGGAGCGACTGCGTGCGATGGCTGCGGACATGCCAAAGGTAAAATGGATCAACTGGGTTCATGATGTCGCCGCAGTGAATCCTTTTTATGCCCATCTACCTTGGGTGCAAAAAGATCATGAACAGCTCTCTTGGCCCGTGCCAGGAGCCCTGAATGTGACGGTGTCTGAAGCGCGACGCCAGGATTATCTCAAAGCCACAGGGCTGCCCGAAAAGGCGGTGAGGGTCATCCCCAATGGACTCGACATTGCTGCCATCCTGGGCCTTACCCCCCGAATCGCAGGGCTACGCCTGGGGCAGCGCGAGTTGGTCCTGGTGCATCCTACCCGGCTGATTCGGAGGAAAAATATCGAGTTAGGCCTGCGTGTAGTGGCCTGTTTGCGCGACGGTGGATGTGATGTGATCTATGCGATCACGGGTGCACCTGATCCGCATCAAGGAGATGGACAAATCTACCACCGGGAGTTGAAAGCTCTGGTGGCTGAACTGGATCTTGCTGCTCACGTGCTCTTTCTGGGAGAGGAGTCGCCTTTGTCAGATGAGGATGTGCGTAGCCTTTATGCAACGGCGGATGCTTTATTTTTCCCGAGTGTCGGAGAGGGCTTTGGCCTGCCACTGCTGGAGGCGGTGGCGCATCGTCTAACTGTTTTTTGTTCTGATTTAAGTGTGCATCGTGAGGTGCTGGGTGATGGTGGGCTGTATTTTAGTGCTCAGTCAAAAGCCGACGAAATCTCGGCACAGATTGTGCAATGGAATCAAACAGCCATTGTGACCCACCAACGACGCCACCTATGGAGGCGACATGATATGGTCAAAATCTGTCAGGAACATCTTGAGCCTGTGCTCTGA
- a CDS encoding MFS transporter, translating to MANPLTMPTPDPKQRTFRNELWRSLPAGVLDTLTSTFGMLIAVRVFHLGDMAKSIFLSATSSGFMVSLFVVPLLLHARSTIARTAAKVQMLGGLFMALAATFPHEPWIFIGGLSVGLFCFSMQIPLLTQIYRLNYPATERGRLFAIAGSLRAVAAVAFGFFGGWLIGLDLENYRVLLWAFAASGFLSGVWTYGLPATRWDIDEDAPSGLWSSLRWIKIDRDFRTLLISWMMMGIGNLVAACLFVEYLANPRHGINLPGRDVAWITGVIPVIFRALCSYPWGLIYDKVGLFTVRTILNLIFAAGILTFYLGHGVIAWSIGMALWGIANAGGNVTWGLWVTKLAPKQAVAEYMSVHTFLTGLRGLVAPYLAFAAIGVISFQTLSILCGIAIIAASAFITVRARGSDDETRRRLGPRERL from the coding sequence ATGGCAAATCCGCTAACCATGCCCACGCCCGACCCGAAGCAGCGAACTTTCCGCAACGAACTGTGGCGGTCTCTGCCTGCGGGGGTGCTAGATACACTCACCTCCACCTTCGGCATGCTCATCGCGGTGCGGGTCTTTCATCTGGGAGACATGGCCAAGTCCATCTTCCTCAGTGCCACCAGCAGTGGTTTTATGGTGAGCCTCTTTGTGGTGCCTCTGCTGCTGCATGCCCGTAGCACCATCGCCCGCACTGCGGCGAAGGTGCAGATGCTGGGCGGTCTTTTCATGGCCTTGGCGGCCACCTTTCCGCATGAGCCGTGGATCTTCATCGGCGGCCTCAGCGTGGGGCTCTTTTGCTTCTCCATGCAGATCCCCCTGCTCACCCAGATCTATCGGCTCAATTATCCTGCGACCGAACGCGGGCGTCTCTTTGCCATCGCCGGCTCACTACGTGCAGTAGCAGCGGTAGCCTTTGGTTTCTTTGGAGGCTGGCTCATCGGGCTAGACTTGGAAAATTATCGGGTATTGCTCTGGGCCTTTGCGGCCTCTGGCTTCCTCTCCGGTGTTTGGACCTATGGTCTGCCCGCCACCCGTTGGGATATTGATGAAGATGCCCCCTCCGGTCTGTGGTCCTCTCTGCGCTGGATCAAAATAGACCGTGACTTCCGCACCTTGCTTATCTCTTGGATGATGATGGGCATCGGCAATCTGGTGGCCGCCTGCCTGTTTGTCGAATATTTGGCCAATCCACGCCACGGCATCAATCTCCCTGGGCGTGATGTCGCCTGGATCACGGGAGTCATCCCGGTCATCTTCCGCGCCCTGTGCAGCTACCCCTGGGGTTTGATTTATGACAAAGTGGGCCTCTTCACCGTTCGCACCATCCTCAATCTCATCTTCGCCGCCGGCATCCTGACTTTTTACCTAGGCCATGGCGTGATCGCTTGGAGTATCGGCATGGCGCTTTGGGGCATTGCCAATGCCGGAGGAAACGTCACCTGGGGACTCTGGGTAACGAAGCTCGCGCCCAAGCAGGCCGTGGCGGAATACATGAGCGTGCACACCTTCCTCACGGGTTTGCGCGGCCTCGTCGCTCCTTACCTGGCTTTTGCAGCCATCGGAGTCATATCTTTTCAGACGCTCAGCATCCTCTGTGGCATCGCCATCATCGCGGCCAGTGCCTTCATCACCGTCCGGGCACGGGGCAGCGATGATGAAACCCGACGCCGACTAGGCCCCCGGGAAAGATTGTGA
- a CDS encoding alkaline phosphatase family protein, whose translation MPRTAILNVVGLTRRLIGEHTPNIRAFVERNRLALIEPVLPAVTCTAQATYATGKAPRDHGAVANGWYDRDYAEHRFWKQPEQLVQGEKLWDLLRKQDPDFTCAKVFWWYNMHSSADYTVTPRPLYLSDGGKIFDIHTQPMGMRDRLKKDLGAFPFMNFWGPASGIESTRWIAASAKWIEEKHWPSLSLVYLPHLDYNLQRVGLNMPLIAEDLRQVDEVVGDLIKFYERRQIQVILLSEYGITDVDRPVHLNRIFREHHWLSLKDELGTETLDLGSSRAFAIADHQLAHIYVNDPSILNEVRAVLEQTPGVQQVLGKMEKHYAGLNHERSGDLIAVADARSWFTYYYWTEDAKAPEFARCVDIHRKCGYDPVELFLDPKIRYPKLKIGLKLAKKMLGMRMKMDVIPLDATLVKGSHGRIPEDLEDWPVLIGDLPQLPRGNSLQATQVCAQLYEACTRASTPV comes from the coding sequence ATGCCCCGCACCGCCATTCTCAACGTCGTCGGTCTGACCCGCCGCCTCATCGGCGAGCACACGCCGAACATACGTGCTTTTGTCGAGCGGAACCGATTAGCGTTGATTGAGCCCGTGCTGCCCGCCGTCACCTGCACCGCCCAGGCCACCTATGCCACGGGCAAAGCACCGCGTGACCATGGGGCCGTGGCAAACGGCTGGTATGACCGCGACTACGCCGAGCATCGTTTTTGGAAGCAGCCAGAACAGCTCGTGCAGGGGGAAAAGCTATGGGATCTGCTGCGCAAGCAAGATCCCGACTTCACCTGCGCCAAGGTCTTCTGGTGGTATAACATGCACTCCAGCGCAGACTACACCGTGACTCCACGTCCCCTGTATCTCTCAGATGGGGGCAAGATCTTTGACATCCACACGCAGCCCATGGGCATGCGGGACCGCCTCAAAAAAGATCTGGGAGCCTTCCCTTTCATGAACTTCTGGGGCCCGGCCTCGGGCATCGAATCCACACGCTGGATCGCGGCCAGTGCCAAATGGATCGAAGAAAAACACTGGCCCAGCCTCAGCCTCGTTTACCTTCCGCATCTCGACTACAATCTTCAGCGTGTTGGCCTCAACATGCCGCTGATTGCTGAAGATCTCCGCCAAGTGGATGAGGTGGTGGGAGATCTCATCAAGTTCTATGAGCGCCGCCAGATCCAGGTCATCTTACTTTCCGAATATGGCATCACAGACGTGGATCGCCCCGTGCATTTAAACCGCATTTTCCGTGAGCATCATTGGTTATCCCTCAAGGATGAGTTAGGCACGGAGACGCTAGACCTCGGCAGCAGCCGCGCGTTTGCCATCGCAGATCACCAGCTTGCCCACATTTATGTCAACGATCCCTCCATCCTGAATGAGGTGCGTGCGGTGCTGGAACAAACCCCCGGCGTGCAGCAGGTCCTCGGCAAGATGGAAAAACACTACGCCGGGCTTAATCACGAACGCAGCGGTGATCTCATTGCCGTGGCAGATGCCCGCAGTTGGTTCACCTACTACTACTGGACGGAGGATGCCAAAGCCCCGGAATTTGCCCGCTGTGTGGATATTCACCGCAAATGTGGTTATGACCCAGTCGAGCTTTTTCTGGACCCCAAAATTCGCTACCCCAAGCTCAAGATCGGCCTCAAGCTTGCCAAGAAGATGCTCGGCATGCGTATGAAAATGGATGTCATCCCCCTGGATGCTACCTTGGTCAAAGGCAGTCATGGCCGCATTCCTGAAGATTTGGAAGATTGGCCGGTGCTCATTGGGGATCTGCCACAACTTCCTCGGGGCAACTCACTCCAGGCCACCCAAGTCTGCGCGCAGCTCTATGAAGCCTGCACGCGAGCGAGCACACCCGTTTAA
- a CDS encoding SLC13 family permease produces the protein MEPYLVIGLLLAAVVLFATEKISVDLVTLGLLCLLVMGGVLNVQEAFAGFGNEVIVMLGAIFIIGAALRETGVLDSLGGLLARATGGHPKRVVTGMMSGVGIISAFMNNTTVTAMFLGPVIGMARRLKISPSRLLMPLSFASILGGTCTLIGTSTNVAVSGAMKHRGMVEVGMFEITPIGLVIFTAGLLYLVLVGMKWVPERDRAEHLGAEAHMREYLSEVVILPDSPLIGQVAFQSDFSVLEFQVVKLRRHEMELPIGPHTQFEAGDVVLVAGKVQNLIKVKKIEGIDIQEDVQLRRSGVDTTEVSVAEVVLTPRSSLVGQTLRGSNFRRRTGLSVLALLRGDRTLNDHMADVVLHAGDLLLLQGPYDRFQKFEQEAEMVVITEHTYASTARKRGLATLLAFALAVTASSLGWLPASIAFLIAALIALATRCITLDTAYENIDWRLLILIGGMTAFGTAMAKSGADELLAGFVTHWLSPYGAVTVMAGFCILTVLLTQPMSNAAAALVVLPIAIQAAEKLGANPRSFAIAIMLSASISVLTPFEPSCILVYGPGKYRFSDFIKVGSGLTVVTLAVILLLVPVFWPLHG, from the coding sequence ATGGAACCTTATCTTGTTATTGGCCTGCTGTTGGCAGCCGTCGTGTTGTTTGCCACGGAGAAAATTTCGGTGGATCTAGTGACGCTGGGCTTGCTGTGCCTGCTGGTCATGGGTGGGGTTTTAAACGTGCAGGAGGCTTTTGCAGGCTTTGGCAATGAAGTCATCGTGATGCTGGGGGCCATCTTCATCATCGGTGCGGCTCTGCGGGAGACGGGTGTGCTGGATAGTCTGGGGGGCCTTCTGGCCCGCGCCACGGGTGGCCACCCCAAACGGGTGGTGACAGGGATGATGAGCGGGGTGGGCATCATCTCCGCCTTCATGAATAATACGACGGTGACGGCCATGTTCCTGGGCCCCGTTATCGGGATGGCTCGGCGGCTGAAAATCTCCCCCTCCCGTCTGCTGATGCCGCTTTCTTTTGCCTCTATTTTAGGGGGCACATGCACCCTCATCGGCACCTCCACCAATGTGGCCGTGAGTGGGGCGATGAAACACCGGGGGATGGTGGAAGTGGGGATGTTTGAGATCACCCCCATCGGCCTCGTTATCTTTACCGCAGGGCTTCTCTACTTGGTGCTGGTGGGCATGAAGTGGGTGCCGGAGCGGGACCGGGCAGAGCATCTGGGGGCAGAGGCACACATGCGGGAGTATTTGTCCGAGGTCGTTATTTTACCCGATTCGCCTTTGATCGGGCAGGTGGCCTTTCAGTCGGACTTTTCTGTTTTGGAATTTCAAGTGGTGAAACTTCGTCGCCATGAAATGGAGCTACCTATCGGCCCTCATACGCAATTCGAGGCGGGCGACGTTGTTCTAGTGGCAGGCAAGGTTCAGAATCTCATCAAGGTCAAAAAGATCGAAGGCATCGACATCCAGGAAGACGTGCAACTGCGCCGTTCTGGCGTGGATACCACTGAAGTGAGTGTGGCAGAGGTGGTGCTGACTCCGCGCTCTAGCTTGGTCGGCCAGACTCTGCGAGGGAGTAACTTTAGGCGGAGGACAGGGCTGTCGGTTTTGGCTCTGCTGCGCGGAGATCGTACCCTCAATGATCACATGGCGGATGTGGTGCTGCATGCAGGGGATCTCTTGCTGCTGCAAGGGCCCTACGATCGTTTTCAAAAATTCGAGCAAGAGGCGGAGATGGTGGTCATTACCGAGCACACTTATGCCAGTACTGCACGTAAGCGGGGCCTGGCCACACTCCTGGCTTTTGCCCTTGCAGTCACGGCGAGCAGCCTGGGATGGCTGCCTGCTTCCATCGCGTTTTTGATCGCGGCACTCATCGCTCTGGCCACTCGTTGCATCACGCTAGACACGGCTTATGAAAACATTGACTGGCGGCTTTTGATCCTCATTGGAGGCATGACCGCTTTTGGCACAGCCATGGCCAAGTCTGGGGCAGATGAGTTGTTGGCGGGTTTCGTGACCCATTGGTTGAGCCCTTATGGAGCAGTCACGGTGATGGCAGGTTTTTGCATCCTGACGGTGCTGTTGACTCAGCCGATGTCGAATGCGGCCGCTGCTCTGGTGGTGCTTCCTATCGCTATTCAAGCGGCAGAAAAATTGGGGGCTAATCCCAGGTCTTTTGCCATCGCGATCATGCTCAGTGCGAGCATCTCTGTGCTGACTCCTTTTGAGCCAAGTTGCATCCTCGTCTATGGGCCTGGCAAGTATCGCTTCAGTGACTTTATCAAAGTGGGCAGCGGTCTGACTGTGGTGACGCTGGCCGTGATCCTGCTGCTGGTGCCTGTGTTTTGGCCATTGCATGGCTGA
- a CDS encoding DUF5069 domain-containing protein, translating to MAFPLRSPRDMVGGIMVFGRILDKIRLNAQEGLPPGYHLDVIPGSRTFDDRVCCLLGVNFADLSQRTLEGGTDEEVLEWCFQKGRQPDTEHVEIFNGFMMKRGWRDAASEGLVKQRAEAGLGHREDIVTFFDLMDVEEGRAP from the coding sequence ATGGCATTTCCTCTTCGTTCTCCCCGTGACATGGTTGGTGGCATCATGGTCTTTGGTCGTATCTTAGACAAAATCCGCCTGAATGCGCAGGAGGGGCTGCCTCCGGGGTATCACCTGGATGTCATCCCTGGCAGCCGAACTTTTGATGACCGAGTCTGTTGTCTTCTCGGAGTCAATTTTGCCGATCTCAGCCAGCGCACGCTGGAAGGGGGGACGGATGAAGAGGTGTTGGAATGGTGCTTCCAAAAAGGGCGCCAACCCGACACGGAGCATGTGGAAATCTTCAATGGCTTTATGATGAAACGTGGCTGGCGAGATGCTGCTTCAGAAGGGCTAGTCAAACAAAGAGCCGAGGCAGGGCTGGGGCATCGGGAGGACATCGTGACCTTCTTTGACCTCATGGACGTGGAAGAAGGTCGGGCCCCATAA
- a CDS encoding TonB-dependent receptor, with amino-acid sequence MFSQSTLNQRTLTFVGALSLAATFLPLSTQAQLGVSPSQNAAFLTELRARDPKRADENRDVLGDAREKLETGRALSRPEVFSSSVTNPRRLNADLTGFPSQYQLGRSYLSPWYDGVVAPENTLQNASGISAGFAFEQGFEYNSVIKNGKGGVILSSTLLFDTQYKLAENQRLTLTGGLGFNWVSGNDRIDWSFFSDEFGLAVLPGTSLAYDAQFGPISLTIYDRVSVRPYLGVLQNDLGIAGTWQIAPALSWTLNYTHSTTHDVDGNYLGAVLPVADLDTFSSVLNFDINGALSVGLEGALNWLDHDNDEVANDGTLWNLGAYVAWKINDKSRLRVAAGYQHQEYDNTSLFANIPPFFVVPNDSSDLSEPYYSISFSQRLSDHLSHEFAAGYESNLDFGSNFTSSHYVNYGLTTDTWKGGRITASGFVEHSDQSAAFNSGRFTSFGLDLHLAQQITSKLIAGLGYSYVRIETDISNRVSNTGTKFNQHMFGLNLSYALNAKMQVNLGYQSFLFTQSGLATRDNHRVMLGLRYQF; translated from the coding sequence ATGTTTAGTCAATCCACCCTAAATCAACGCACCCTCACCTTCGTTGGAGCGCTCTCCTTAGCCGCCACCTTTTTGCCCCTCAGCACTCAGGCTCAACTGGGCGTTTCCCCTTCCCAAAATGCCGCTTTTCTCACGGAACTGCGCGCCCGCGACCCTAAGCGCGCGGATGAAAACCGAGATGTACTGGGAGATGCCCGTGAAAAACTGGAAACTGGCCGTGCCCTTTCCCGTCCAGAAGTGTTTAGCTCCAGCGTCACCAACCCTCGCCGGCTGAATGCTGACCTCACAGGTTTCCCGAGCCAATACCAACTGGGCCGCTCCTACCTGAGCCCGTGGTATGATGGAGTCGTCGCCCCCGAAAACACGCTGCAAAATGCCTCAGGTATCAGCGCAGGTTTCGCCTTTGAACAGGGCTTCGAATACAACTCTGTGATCAAAAACGGCAAAGGCGGCGTGATCCTCTCTTCCACGCTTCTTTTTGATACCCAATATAAGCTCGCTGAAAACCAGCGCCTTACCCTGACGGGCGGCCTGGGCTTCAACTGGGTTTCTGGCAATGACCGCATTGACTGGAGCTTCTTCAGTGATGAGTTTGGTCTCGCTGTCCTTCCGGGTACATCCCTGGCCTACGATGCCCAGTTTGGCCCCATCTCCCTGACGATTTATGATCGCGTCAGCGTCCGCCCCTACCTCGGCGTGTTGCAAAACGATCTCGGGATTGCTGGCACCTGGCAGATCGCCCCTGCCCTGTCTTGGACACTGAATTATACCCACAGTACCACCCATGATGTGGACGGTAATTATCTAGGGGCAGTACTCCCGGTGGCAGACTTGGACACCTTCTCTTCCGTCCTCAATTTCGATATCAATGGTGCCCTCAGCGTCGGCCTAGAAGGTGCGCTCAACTGGCTGGATCATGACAATGATGAAGTGGCCAATGATGGCACGCTTTGGAACCTCGGAGCTTACGTTGCCTGGAAGATCAATGACAAGAGCCGCCTGCGTGTGGCCGCAGGTTACCAGCACCAGGAGTATGACAACACCTCCTTGTTCGCAAATATCCCACCATTTTTCGTTGTGCCAAACGATAGCTCAGATCTCAGCGAGCCCTACTACTCCATCAGCTTCAGCCAGCGCCTCAGCGACCACCTGAGTCACGAATTCGCCGCGGGTTACGAGTCCAACCTTGATTTTGGCTCCAACTTCACCAGCTCCCACTACGTGAATTATGGCCTCACCACCGATACCTGGAAAGGGGGCCGCATCACTGCCAGCGGTTTTGTGGAACACAGCGACCAGTCGGCCGCTTTCAATTCTGGTCGGTTCACCAGCTTCGGTCTAGACCTGCATCTGGCTCAGCAGATCACCTCCAAACTCATTGCTGGTCTCGGTTACTCTTATGTCCGGATCGAAACCGACATCAGCAACCGCGTTAGCAACACCGGCACCAAATTCAACCAGCACATGTTTGGTCTGAATCTATCCTACGCACTGAATGCAAAAATGCAGGTCAACCTGGGCTACCAGTCTTTCCTTTTCACCCAAAGCGGCCTTGCCACACGTGACAATCACCGCGTCATGCTAGGACTGCGCTATCAGTTCTAA
- a CDS encoding TPM domain-containing protein: MPGATSLAIMRCPACRQPALEHDQACSQCGFSLEALGPMMGIPPMLNGPLVDLARVLSGSQRRSVLKTIQALHQRFPQVSLAAVMTDLLPEIPLALHAFWLFNRGSLFSAVERGGDNHGVLLLIDTSSQRAVTIIGYGLEPFVSEMTLEVCLNAAAGSLAKEEYGPALEAFIREIERQLTTLQHQLPRTFGFEDAGTWLASGESPAEKVMARDDDLY; this comes from the coding sequence ATGCCCGGGGCTACGTCTCTTGCCATCATGCGTTGCCCCGCCTGCCGTCAGCCTGCTTTGGAGCATGATCAAGCATGCTCTCAGTGTGGCTTTTCTCTGGAAGCTCTGGGGCCGATGATGGGCATCCCGCCCATGTTGAACGGGCCTTTGGTGGATCTGGCGAGAGTCTTATCCGGGAGCCAGAGAAGATCGGTTTTGAAAACGATTCAGGCTCTGCACCAAAGGTTTCCTCAAGTGAGTTTAGCCGCGGTGATGACGGATCTGCTGCCGGAGATTCCTTTGGCTCTGCATGCCTTTTGGTTGTTCAACCGAGGCAGCCTTTTCAGCGCGGTGGAGCGTGGAGGGGATAATCATGGTGTTCTGTTGTTGATAGATACAAGCAGCCAGCGGGCGGTGACCATAATCGGGTATGGGCTGGAGCCTTTTGTCTCCGAGATGACTCTGGAGGTGTGCCTGAATGCAGCCGCAGGTTCTTTGGCAAAAGAAGAGTATGGCCCGGCTCTCGAAGCCTTCATTCGCGAAATCGAACGCCAGCTTACCACTCTGCAACACCAGCTCCCACGCACTTTTGGTTTTGAAGATGCGGGCACATGGTTAGCCTCAGGGGAATCCCCTGCCGAAAAGGTGATGGCGAGAGACGATGATCTTTACTAA
- a CDS encoding carbon starvation CstA family protein produces the protein MPKFLRILLWIAISALGAGSVAFSAFHKGETINALWIVVAGLCSFAVAYRFYSKWLITKVLVLDDERSTPAHTKKDGKDFVPTNKWVVFGHHFAAIAGPGPLVGPVLAAQFGYLPGMLWILIGATLGGGVHDAIVMFASIRRGGKSVGQMLKEEVNPLVGFVAMISVLAIMTILLAVLGLVVVKALAESPWGLFTIAMTIPLAFFMGVGHTIFKISVKAVTIFGIVGLLVGVWAGSKLGAWGIEHYFEQRGEWMAWAIMIYGFAASVLPVWMLLAPRDYLSTFMKIGTVAVLAIAVIFVAPELHMPKITKFIDGTGPVFLGAVFPFVFITIACGAISGFHALISSGTTPKLLDREGSIRSVAYGAMITEMLVALMALVAACALQPGEYFAINAGINKTMPPEQVVATISALENGAYPVTVAGMNQLATDIGEKTMFGRAGGAPTFAVGMAQLFARAFGAQWMAFWYHFAIMFEALFILTTIDAGTRVGRFILQDFMGNIWKPLGNTQSLPANVFASAMLVAMWGYFLYQGVVDPLGGINTLWPLFGIANQLLAVIAFCLGTTILIKMGKARYIAVTLAPLALLITATFSAGYIKLFDKNPSMGFLAQVDLYAGKIAAGGTAKELSDWGHLKFNGLVDAWVTGFFLVAVAIIFFGCLVEWIKLLSGTKRAVLHEDPYIPAGSEAV, from the coding sequence ATGCCCAAATTCCTCCGCATTCTTCTTTGGATCGCCATTTCTGCCCTTGGCGCAGGTTCGGTGGCTTTTTCGGCCTTCCATAAAGGGGAGACGATCAATGCATTGTGGATTGTGGTGGCTGGCCTGTGTTCTTTTGCCGTGGCCTATCGCTTTTACAGCAAGTGGCTCATCACCAAAGTTCTGGTGCTGGATGATGAACGCTCCACGCCAGCTCACACCAAAAAGGACGGTAAGGACTTTGTCCCGACGAATAAGTGGGTGGTTTTCGGTCACCACTTTGCGGCGATTGCCGGCCCAGGTCCACTTGTTGGCCCGGTCTTGGCCGCCCAGTTTGGCTACTTGCCTGGGATGCTCTGGATTCTGATTGGTGCGACCCTAGGCGGTGGGGTGCATGATGCGATTGTCATGTTTGCTTCCATCCGCCGCGGGGGGAAATCTGTGGGGCAAATGCTCAAGGAAGAGGTGAATCCGTTAGTCGGTTTCGTGGCCATGATTTCAGTGTTGGCCATCATGACCATCTTGCTGGCTGTGCTGGGATTGGTGGTTGTCAAAGCATTGGCCGAGAGCCCGTGGGGCCTGTTTACCATCGCCATGACCATTCCCCTGGCGTTTTTCATGGGCGTGGGTCATACCATTTTCAAAATCAGCGTCAAAGCCGTGACGATCTTTGGGATTGTGGGCTTGCTGGTGGGCGTTTGGGCTGGCAGCAAATTGGGCGCTTGGGGCATTGAGCACTACTTTGAACAGCGCGGCGAATGGATGGCCTGGGCCATCATGATTTATGGCTTTGCTGCCTCGGTCCTGCCGGTCTGGATGCTTTTGGCTCCGCGTGATTACCTCAGCACCTTCATGAAAATCGGCACGGTCGCAGTGCTGGCGATTGCAGTCATCTTTGTGGCTCCAGAGTTGCACATGCCGAAGATCACCAAGTTCATTGATGGCACGGGGCCGGTGTTTCTCGGTGCGGTATTTCCTTTCGTCTTTATTACCATCGCCTGCGGAGCCATCTCTGGTTTCCATGCTCTCATCTCCAGCGGCACCACACCAAAGCTTTTGGATCGTGAAGGCAGCATCCGCAGCGTGGCGTATGGAGCCATGATCACAGAGATGCTCGTGGCTTTGATGGCCTTGGTGGCAGCCTGCGCTCTTCAGCCTGGTGAATACTTCGCGATTAACGCAGGCATCAATAAAACCATGCCTCCAGAACAGGTGGTGGCCACCATCAGTGCCTTGGAAAATGGGGCTTACCCTGTGACGGTAGCTGGAATGAACCAATTGGCGACAGACATCGGTGAAAAGACCATGTTTGGCCGTGCGGGTGGGGCACCTACCTTTGCGGTGGGGATGGCGCAGCTTTTTGCCCGTGCTTTTGGTGCCCAGTGGATGGCCTTTTGGTACCATTTCGCCATCATGTTCGAGGCGCTTTTCATCCTGACGACGATTGATGCTGGAACGCGTGTGGGACGTTTCATTCTTCAGGATTTCATGGGTAATATCTGGAAGCCGTTGGGCAATACCCAGAGCCTGCCAGCAAACGTGTTTGCCAGCGCCATGCTCGTGGCCATGTGGGGTTATTTCCTTTACCAGGGGGTGGTGGATCCACTGGGGGGCATCAATACCCTCTGGCCCCTGTTTGGCATCGCGAATCAGCTTCTGGCGGTGATCGCCTTTTGCCTGGGCACGACGATTCTTATCAAGATGGGGAAGGCCCGCTACATCGCTGTGACCTTGGCTCCGCTAGCGCTGCTTATCACGGCCACCTTTTCGGCGGGTTACATCAAGCTGTTCGACAAGAATCCGAGCATGGGCTTCCTCGCGCAGGTAGATCTTTATGCAGGGAAGATTGCCGCAGGGGGCACGGCCAAAGAGCTCTCAGACTGGGGCCACCTCAAGTTCAATGGGCTCGTGGATGCATGGGTCACCGGTTTCTTCTTGGTCGCCGTGGCGATCATCTTTTTCGGTTGCTTGGTGGAGTGGATCAAACTCTTGAGTGGGACCAAGCGGGCTGTTCTGCATGAAGATCCTTACATCCCTGCTGGGAGTGAGGCGGTGTGA
- a CDS encoding acyltransferase, translated as MFFPAEFLDLAHTQHSILFTPTDPVWSALAKIESYLDFRLQRELRCPVPQGAFIGEDVFIDEGTTIEPGAVIKGPAWIGKNCMIRAGCYIRENVIVGNACVLGNSCEFKNCVIFDHCEVPHYNYVGDSILGYKAHLGAGVVLSNVRLDRGEVTISDAKKPIPTGLRKFGAVIGDHAEIGCNSVINPGSLIGRRSIVYPLSSFTGILPSDSILKTRQQQVVVKRTV; from the coding sequence ATGTTTTTCCCCGCCGAATTTCTCGACCTGGCGCATACGCAGCACAGCATCCTTTTTACCCCCACCGATCCCGTGTGGTCTGCCCTGGCCAAGATTGAGTCCTACCTGGACTTCCGGCTTCAGCGGGAGCTTCGCTGCCCGGTCCCTCAAGGGGCTTTCATCGGGGAAGATGTCTTCATAGACGAAGGCACCACGATCGAGCCTGGAGCCGTGATCAAAGGTCCTGCGTGGATCGGCAAGAACTGCATGATCCGTGCGGGGTGCTACATCCGTGAAAATGTCATTGTGGGGAATGCCTGTGTGCTGGGCAACTCCTGCGAGTTTAAAAACTGCGTCATTTTTGACCACTGTGAAGTGCCCCATTACAACTATGTGGGCGATTCCATCCTGGGATACAAAGCCCATCTTGGAGCTGGGGTAGTGCTTTCCAATGTGCGGCTGGATCGTGGTGAAGTGACGATTTCCGATGCCAAAAAACCGATCCCAACTGGGCTGCGGAAATTCGGCGCTGTCATTGGAGATCATGCCGAGATCGGCTGTAATAGTGTCATCAATCCAGGTAGCCTCATCGGGCGCCGGAGCATTGTTTACCCATTGAGCAGTTTTACCGGAATTTTACCCAGCGACAGCATCCTCAAGACCCGCCAGCAGCAAGTGGTGGTAAAACGCACCGTTTAG